The sequence below is a genomic window from Bacillota bacterium.
TAGGTAAGCCAGGGCGACGTCCCGAGGGGTCCCGAGCCTTCCCGCCGGCGTCTTGGACTTCATCATCTCAAGGATGTTCCCAGGCATCTTCGCGGTCATGTCAGTCAAGATGAAACCCGGCGCCACCGCGTTCACCGTCACACCTTTTCGGTCGAGCTCGCGCGCCCAGACCTTCGTCATGCCGATGACCCCGGCCTTGGTGGCGACATAGTTCGTCTGCCCAAAATTCCCGTGTATCCCCACTACAGACGACGCGTTGATGATTCTCCCTTTGCCGCGCGCGATCATAACCGGGGCCACCGCCTGTGTCACATTGAAGACGCATTTCAGATTGATGTCCATGACTCGATCCCACTGCTCCTCCGTCATCTTGACGAGACTGGCGTCCGCGGTGATGCCTGCGTCGTTCACAAGGATGTCAATACCGCCGAATCTTGCGACTATAGCGTCCACAACGTCTCTGATCTGCGCCCGATCGCGCACGTCCATGGCGAAAAACGCAGCACGTGCCTGGATCCCTCAAGCTCTGCGCAGAGAGCCCGCCCGGCCTCCTCGTTTATGTCCACGATCCCTACTCGAGCGCCTTCCTGAGCAAAGACCATGCACGTTTCCTTCCCAATGCCCAAGGCCCCGCCCGTAACCACGGCCACTTTGTCCTTGAGCCTCACCCGGGACCACCTGCCTTTGTGGTAGTGAGAGCCGGACACCGGAAAAGAAGGCGCCCGGCGCCTGCACCAAAAGCATAAGGCCCGGGCGTTGCCTGGGAGTTACAAACCGGTTACACGTTCAGGCGAGTTCCACCCGATCCCCGACATGTTGGAGGATCTGCTGATACAGCCGCACCGTGCTGGGCATGGGCGAAACCGAAAGACCGTTGGCCAGGCGCTCGGTACATCTTTCGAAAGCGCGCGCCGCGGCTGACCTCGACCCGAGCCTCGCATGGCAGAACATGAGCAGCCGGTAGGCCTCCTCCCAGCAGTCGTCCCGAGTGAGGATCTTCTCCGCCACCGCAATACACTCATCGTATCTCTCCGCGGCGGCGAGCATCTTGGCGAGCCTGGAGGACGAACGCAGGTAGAGCGAGAACAACCTCTCCCGCTCAGCCGAACACCAGTCCTCATAGGGTGCGCAGGCGAGATAGTCCCCCTCGTATAACTCAAAACCTCTGCTATAGAGGTCCATGGCTTCCGCGGGGGATCTGTCCACGAGCAGGTTCGCCTTGGTCACAAGGCTCTCGAACTCCTCGGCGTCAAGCCAGTAGCCGGACGCGAGGTTGAGCCCGTATGCGTCACCCTGCCTGATAACGTAATAGGACGACGGACGCGCGGGGCCGGGCGGGTTGAGGAGGCTCTCAATCACCGGAGTTCACCAGGACGACGCACGCGCGGGGCCGGGCGGGCTCGATCGCGTTGCACAGCGCGTTGAGAGCGACCTTGAAGCCCCGGTTTGAGGTCTCGAAGTCCTGCCTCTTCCTCCACCCGCATTAGGGGGCTAGAGAGGCAGGNNNNNNNNNNGCCCCACACATGGTTGGGATAGTTCAGCCGAGCTCCCCGTAGTAAGTAGGGATACACCCTGTGCTCGCTGCTGCGCTTGCTCAAATTGGGGCCGGGGCGAATACCCTCGATCCCCATCTCCCGCACTCTCTAGCCCCCTAATGCGGGTGGAGGAAGAGGCTCAATGAAGTCTATACTGGAGTAGGGGGTTGATGAGGTTGCAGCGGAACA
It includes:
- a CDS encoding bacterial transcriptional activator domain-containing protein — protein: MIESLLNPPGPARPSSYYVIRQGDAYGLNLASGYWLDAEEFESLVTKANLLVDRSPAEAMDLYSRGFELYEGDYLACAPYEDWCSAERERLFSLYLRSSSRLAKMLAAAERYDECIAVAEKILTRDDCWEEAYRLLMFCHARLGSRSAAARAFERCTERLANGLSVSPMPSTVRLYQQILQHVGDRVELA